The DNA region AAGCGGTCGACGACCACCTCGATCGTGTGCTTGCGTTTCTTGTCGAGGACGATCTTCTCACGCAGCTCGCGCGTCTCGCCGTCGATGCGCACGCGCGAGAAGCCCTCCTTGGCAACTTCCTCAAAGAGTTTTGCGTACTCGCCCTTGCGCCCGCGCACCAGCGGCGCAAGCAGCTGGATCTTCGACCCTTCCGGCAGTTCCATGATCGAATCGACGATCTGCTCGCTCGTCTGCGTACTGATTTCGCGGCCGCAACTGTAACAGTGCGGCACGCCGATGCGCGCGAAGAGCAGGCGAAGATAGTCGTAGACTTCGGTAACCGTGCCGACGGTCGAACGCGGATTGCGCGACGTGGATTTTTGGTCGATGGAGATCGCGGGCGAGAGGCCCTCGATGTAGTCGACGTCCGGCTTCTCCATCTGGCCGAGGAACTGGCGCGCGTACGAGGAGAGCGACTCGACGTAGCGGCGCTGGCCTTCCGCGTAGATCGTATCGAAGGCAAGCGACGATTTGCCGGACCCCGAGAGGCCGGTGATGACGATCAGGCGGTTTCGTGGAAGGGCGAGGTCGATATTCTTGAGGTTATGCTCGCGCGCGCCCTTGATAACGATGGAGTCGAGACCGGGTGGCATGTTCGTTACTTCAACACGCCACCCGGAGTATACGTTGCGGCCCTCTGTTTAGTAGGTTGCGGGCGGGCCGGCGCTCGGCGGGGCTGCTACGGCGGCGGGCGGTTTGGAGAGCTTGATGTACTCGCCGACGATCACCAGGGAGACGTACACCGCCACTATCTGGTTAATCAGCATCGAAACGATGCCGCCCAAGAGCCGGATGTTGCCGAGAACGGAGCCGATCCATCCCGCGAAAAAGTAGACGACGCAAATAAGGACCAGCAGCAGCAGCGTCGTGACAAAGTTTCGCGTGGCGATTCGCGCGGAATCCCCCAACGCTTCGCTGCCTGACTTTCCGCCGACGATGACGCTCGCGAACGTATACATAAAGAAGATAACGAACGCGATCAGCGCCAAGCCGAACGTGAAGATCGACGCAAAAGCTGCGACTGCCGCCAGCAGCACCAGCAGCACGACCGCCACGAGAATCGCGGCGCCGTCCTTACGGAATGCCTCGGCGCCGTCGGCCAGAGTGGCACGCCCGGTCCGCCACGCAGCCCCCGCCATGCCGGTCGTGTAGGCGATGGTCAGGATGATGGAGATCAGGACGATGATTCCGACGATCAGGCCGGCCATCAAGGCAGCCCCAATCCCGGCGCTGCTCGCGCCGGCCGCACTCAGGCCGACGCCGCTGACGAGCCCGGCCCCTACCACAAAGAACACGATGATAGCGGCCACGATGCCGATGACTATCCCCGGGACGAGCATGATCCAGTTGCTCGAGAGCAGCTCCCACGAGCGCCCGAACGTGTTGCCTAAATCGCTGGACGACTGCACTACGCCGCGCTCTTGAACAGGCTTCGCGTAATACCGGCGATCACAGGAACCTCAACCTCTTTGCCCTGGAAGCCGGAGATGAACGTCCACAGCCAGAGAACGAACCAAACGATTTCGATCAGCCAGACCAGCATGCCGATGAACCCGGCCATGTAGCCGAGGAAGTTCAAAGCCACGATCAGCACGATGTAGAGTCCCCACATCGTAATTGATTGCGCCGCGGCAAACTTCACCATCTTATTCGTTCCGCCGCCCAGCAGAATGACGATTCCGCCGAGGATTCCGAAAAGATAGGCGAGTCCCGCCGCGACATTGGGTTTGAGTCCGTATGGGGTATCGGTCGGTGCTTGTAAAGACATGTTGTAGCGCCTTTCGATGCTTGCCGAGTTGTTCGAAGATTTTGCGCTACCGGGCGCCTGGCTCCTCTGGAGGGCACAGCACGGCGCCCACCTCGCCGATGGTTCCCACCATGGCGTCGGGCGGGGAGGCGCCCTCGGGGACCGGTTCGCCCCGCAGATTCATCCAGACGGTGTAGAGTCCAGCCTCGATGGCGCCGGCGATATCGCGCTCGTAGCGGTCCCCCACCATCGCGGCCGCAGCCGGCTCCACCCCGAGTTTTTCACAGGCATGCGCAAAGAGCCGGGGATCAGGCTTCACCATGCCGACTTCGTCCGCCAAGAAAATCGCATCGAAGTAGTCGCTGACTTCAAGAAGGGCGATCTTCTCACGGTGCGTCTCCGAGACGCCGTTGGTAACCAGACCGAGTTTGATTCCGGCCGCCCTGAGTTGCTTGAGCAGATCGAGCGCGCCCGGAAAGAGCGCGAAGTATTTCGCGCGGTAGCGGTTGTAATTCGTCGCGCTGCGCTCGGCGAGCACAGGATCGTCGAGTCCGACCGAACGCAGCGCTGATCCCCAAAGCCGGGAGCGCAGCGAGCTCAACTTGCTAACCAGCAACTCATGAACTTGCTCGGCGGTGAGCTTCTTCCAAAATCCTTCGGCTTCGGCGATATACGCATCTTTGAGGGCCAGCGCATCGACGCCGTGCTCCGCCGCGATTTCGTGCGCAACCTCATCGGCCGCGCTCGTGAACGCGAGCGTATCGTCGTGCAGCGTGTCGTCAAGATCGAAGAGCACGGCCCGCAGCTCACGCATTGCGGAATTTTACGCGGAACGAACGCAATTGATAGGGCGTCAGATCGAATGCCAAGTGCTCGCCATCGATCGCGACCGGCATGCCGATGGCGCGCTCGAGGCCGTCGACCGAGTGCACCGCCGTCATGCGTGCGCCGCAGCGCAGCCGAACCGTTCGCGCCGAACCGTCACATTCGCGAACCCGCACGACGGCGCCGTCGCCATCCTCCGCCGGCTTGCATGCCACTACCAGCACGCTTTCGTCCTCGCACGTAAATAGCCGCACGCGCTGTTCGTGCGCGAACTGCGACCACGTTCGCTCGAGCCGGCCGATCGTAGCGTCCGCGACCGGCGCGAAAGCGTATGAAATGAAATGCTCGCCGAGATCGGCGCCGGGATCGGGCCATGTCGTGCCGCGCAGCAG from Candidatus Rubrimentiphilum sp. includes:
- a CDS encoding HAD family hydrolase, with protein sequence MRELRAVLFDLDDTLHDDTLAFTSAADEVAHEIAAEHGVDALALKDAYIAEAEGFWKKLTAEQVHELLVSKLSSLRSRLWGSALRSVGLDDPVLAERSATNYNRYRAKYFALFPGALDLLKQLRAAGIKLGLVTNGVSETHREKIALLEVSDYFDAIFLADEVGMVKPDPRLFAHACEKLGVEPAAAAMVGDRYERDIAGAIEAGLYTVWMNLRGEPVPEGASPPDAMVGTIGEVGAVLCPPEEPGAR